A genome region from Variovorax paradoxus includes the following:
- a CDS encoding acetoacetate--CoA ligase, protein MPVAQTPPNIPQIRLYQDWLRETRGLAFDSYDAMWRWSVTELDAFWQSIWDYARIESPTPHTAVLAERRMPGARWFPGAQVNYAREVLRHVDAAHAAGMPAIVSDNERGEVREMSWPEMRRQVASVALTLKSLGVQRGDRVAAYMPNVPETMVAFLACSSIGAVWSVCAPDMGTAAVADRFRQIEPKVLIAVDGVHYGGKPLDRSAVVQELRAQLPSVQKLLLVKSPYAASHVPHDIEWVHATDRYDDKVAAFEPEWLPFDHPIWIVYSSGTTGLPKPIVHGQGGIILTMHACGLHNDVGPSYGANNFGERYHWYSSTGWVMWNSQLSGMAFGATICIYDGNPAGSKEKPDWSVLWRFVARHQVTFFGAGAAYFTNCMKAGLVARDCGDLSRVRALGSTGSPLPDEVQRWGSRQILDAGSKEVWWCNISGGTDFCGAFVGGNRDLPEVPGQMQCRELGHAVEAWDENGQSVIGEVGELVCTQPIPSMPLYFWGDEGNARYLSSYFDTYPGVWRHGDWIRIGADGGCIIYGRSDATINRQGLRMGTSEIYSAVEGLPEVLDSMVVDLEYLGRDSYMPLFVVLRPGIELDDAVRARLNNAIKTSLSPRFVPNNIFQVAEIPRTLSGKKQELPIKKLLLGQPIEKVVHREAMANPGSLDWYVDFAAQRAATATASA, encoded by the coding sequence ATGCCCGTTGCCCAAACCCCTCCCAACATTCCCCAGATACGCCTCTACCAGGACTGGTTGCGCGAGACCCGCGGCCTTGCCTTCGACAGCTACGACGCCATGTGGCGCTGGTCCGTCACCGAGCTCGATGCCTTCTGGCAGAGCATCTGGGACTACGCCCGCATCGAGTCGCCGACGCCGCACACGGCAGTGCTCGCCGAGCGGCGCATGCCCGGCGCGCGATGGTTTCCCGGCGCGCAGGTCAACTACGCGCGCGAGGTGCTGCGCCATGTCGACGCAGCGCATGCCGCCGGCATGCCCGCCATCGTGAGCGACAACGAACGCGGCGAAGTGCGCGAGATGTCGTGGCCCGAAATGCGCCGCCAGGTCGCATCGGTGGCGCTCACGCTCAAGTCGCTCGGCGTGCAGCGCGGCGACCGCGTGGCGGCCTACATGCCCAACGTGCCCGAGACCATGGTCGCGTTCCTCGCTTGCTCCAGCATCGGTGCCGTGTGGAGCGTGTGCGCGCCCGACATGGGCACCGCCGCCGTGGCCGACCGCTTCCGCCAGATCGAGCCCAAGGTGCTGATCGCGGTGGACGGCGTGCACTACGGCGGCAAGCCGCTGGACCGCAGCGCCGTGGTGCAGGAGCTGCGCGCCCAGCTGCCCAGCGTGCAGAAGCTGCTGCTGGTGAAGTCGCCCTATGCGGCCAGCCACGTGCCGCATGACATCGAATGGGTGCACGCCACCGACCGCTACGACGACAAGGTCGCCGCCTTCGAACCCGAGTGGCTGCCCTTCGACCATCCGATCTGGATCGTCTACTCGAGCGGCACTACTGGCCTGCCGAAGCCCATCGTGCACGGGCAGGGCGGCATCATCCTCACGATGCACGCGTGCGGGCTTCACAACGACGTGGGACCGAGCTACGGCGCCAACAACTTCGGCGAGCGCTACCACTGGTACAGCTCCACCGGCTGGGTCATGTGGAACTCGCAACTCTCGGGAATGGCCTTCGGCGCCACCATCTGCATCTACGACGGCAATCCGGCCGGCAGCAAGGAAAAGCCCGACTGGAGCGTGCTGTGGCGCTTCGTCGCGCGCCACCAGGTCACCTTCTTCGGCGCGGGCGCGGCCTATTTCACCAACTGCATGAAGGCCGGCCTGGTCGCCAGGGACTGCGGCGACCTGTCGCGCGTGCGCGCGCTCGGCAGCACCGGCTCGCCCCTGCCCGACGAGGTGCAGCGCTGGGGCTCGAGGCAGATCCTCGACGCGGGTTCGAAGGAGGTCTGGTGGTGCAACATCTCCGGCGGCACCGACTTCTGCGGTGCCTTCGTCGGCGGCAACCGCGACCTGCCCGAGGTGCCGGGCCAGATGCAGTGCCGCGAACTCGGCCACGCGGTCGAGGCCTGGGACGAGAACGGCCAGAGCGTCATCGGCGAGGTGGGCGAACTCGTGTGCACGCAGCCGATTCCGTCGATGCCGCTGTACTTCTGGGGCGACGAAGGCAACGCGCGCTACCTGTCGAGCTACTTCGATACCTACCCGGGCGTGTGGCGCCACGGAGACTGGATCAGGATCGGGGCCGATGGCGGCTGCATCATCTACGGCCGCAGCGACGCCACCATCAACCGCCAGGGCCTGCGCATGGGCACCAGCGAGATCTACAGCGCCGTCGAAGGGCTGCCCGAGGTGCTCGACTCGATGGTGGTCGACCTCGAGTACCTGGGCCGCGACAGCTACATGCCGCTGTTCGTGGTGCTGCGCCCCGGCATCGAGCTCGACGACGCGGTGCGCGCCCGGCTCAACAACGCCATCAAGACGTCGCTGTCGCCGCGCTTCGTGCCGAACAACATCTTCCAGGTTGCGGAGATCCCGCGCACGCTCTCGGGCAAGAAGCAGGAACTTCCCATCAAGAAGCTGCTGCTGGGCCAGCCGATCGAGAAGGTGGTCCACCGCGAGGCCATGGCCAACCCGGGAAGCCTCGACTGGTACGTGGACTTTGCTGCGCAGCGCGCGGCCACCGCTACCGCCTCCGCATGA
- a CDS encoding YbaY family lipoprotein, with the protein MNRRNSLLVLGAMAGASLLGGCAMPSSSSSAAPLRVSGTVSYRERIALDPAAEVRVQLLDVSRMDAPSVVLAEQRIQAGGRQPPFAYELKVDAARIDPRMRYAVSARILRGEQLMFINDTQHTVLTQGAGRTADLVLVRVTQAPR; encoded by the coding sequence ATGAACAGACGCAACAGCCTCCTCGTCCTTGGCGCCATGGCAGGCGCTTCGTTGCTGGGGGGCTGCGCAATGCCTTCGTCTTCCTCTTCCGCGGCGCCGTTGCGCGTGAGCGGCACGGTCTCCTATCGCGAGCGCATCGCGCTCGACCCCGCCGCCGAGGTGCGGGTGCAGCTGCTCGATGTGTCGCGCATGGATGCACCCTCGGTCGTGCTGGCCGAGCAACGCATCCAGGCCGGCGGCAGGCAACCGCCCTTTGCGTACGAGCTGAAGGTGGACGCCGCGCGCATCGATCCGCGCATGCGCTACGCCGTGTCGGCGCGCATCCTGCGCGGCGAGCAGCTCATGTTCATCAACGACACGCAGCACACGGTGCTCACGCAGGGCGCCGGCCGCACGGCCGACCTGGTGCTGGTGCGCGTGACGCAGGCCCCGCGCTAG
- a CDS encoding adenylate/guanylate cyclase domain-containing protein: MNKNSSGHPAVAETPPIEAAAPMAAAPPPGRSRRFRVDVGTIVSAVALAQSLLLVSLGYWGSQRLVSRIGVSAHKASHDRTDDKVRAFLQKTESVINAVGSAPSLRPAGDASERTAELLWTLLQQSPELDSVYVSNEKGQMLMALRYPVPAMRYIERGKDFTTETWHYKRPPDAEADAQERYATQRVGVQRSNYDPTQRSWYLQARAAHGPIWTQPYVFAAAQELGVTYALPGSRRYADNSAQTLVAAGDVSLGRLSEFVRQFNSGGYGDSALLSADFRVLARSDQPGVLHKLEPPSGVLGALHAHMVADGTAGKREDTDFSFAFEGHRYLVQTSLIPATGWQLVSWVPEDMLMGDLRRAVLWGLLLALAFLAIALYMSLKLSKLVTSPVENLSHIARRIGLLELDNLPREPSRVLEIQHLDQALDESARSLKAFSKFVPVDVINQLIDEGHALAPNGSPRRITVMFTDVEGFTSISESLDTDVLVGMLTEYFNLATGVFARHGGVVDKFIGDGIMVLWGAPADLPDAEYQACKAALELNVEMNALNGKWRAQGLPAFRTRIGIHTGTVIAGVLGSNDRLSYTAFGDVINVASRIEAINKQLGTQMLMSEETFAGLQGRLYTRRVEELVELRGRQTRMVLYELLTTA, from the coding sequence ATGAACAAGAACTCGTCCGGACATCCGGCTGTGGCGGAGACGCCGCCGATCGAAGCCGCCGCGCCCATGGCCGCGGCACCACCTCCCGGGCGGTCGCGCCGCTTCCGGGTGGACGTCGGCACCATCGTGAGCGCGGTGGCGCTGGCGCAATCGCTGCTGCTGGTGTCGCTGGGCTACTGGGGCTCGCAGCGGCTGGTGTCGCGCATCGGCGTGTCGGCGCACAAGGCCAGCCACGACCGCACCGACGACAAGGTGCGGGCATTTCTGCAGAAGACCGAGTCGGTCATCAACGCGGTGGGCTCGGCGCCGAGCCTGCGGCCTGCGGGCGACGCGTCGGAGCGCACGGCCGAGCTGCTGTGGACGCTTTTGCAGCAGTCGCCCGAACTCGACAGCGTCTACGTGAGCAACGAGAAGGGCCAGATGCTGATGGCCCTGCGCTATCCGGTGCCGGCCATGCGCTACATCGAGCGCGGCAAGGACTTCACTACCGAGACCTGGCACTACAAGCGGCCGCCCGACGCCGAGGCCGACGCGCAGGAGCGCTACGCCACCCAGCGCGTCGGCGTCCAGCGCAGCAACTACGACCCGACGCAGCGCAGCTGGTACCTGCAGGCCCGCGCGGCGCACGGGCCGATCTGGACGCAGCCCTACGTGTTCGCCGCCGCGCAGGAACTCGGCGTGACCTATGCGCTGCCCGGCAGCCGCCGCTACGCGGACAACAGCGCGCAGACGCTGGTGGCGGCGGGCGACGTGTCGCTGGGGCGGCTGTCGGAGTTCGTGCGGCAATTCAACAGCGGCGGCTACGGCGACAGCGCGCTGCTGAGCGCCGACTTTCGCGTGCTCGCGCGCAGCGACCAGCCCGGCGTGCTCCACAAGCTGGAGCCGCCCAGCGGCGTGCTCGGCGCGCTGCATGCGCACATGGTGGCCGACGGCACCGCGGGCAAGCGCGAGGACACGGACTTCTCCTTCGCCTTCGAAGGACACCGCTACCTCGTGCAGACCTCGCTCATCCCGGCCACGGGCTGGCAGCTGGTGAGCTGGGTGCCCGAGGACATGCTGATGGGCGACCTGCGCCGCGCCGTGCTGTGGGGACTGCTGCTGGCGCTGGCCTTCCTGGCGATCGCGCTGTACATGTCGCTCAAGCTCTCCAAGCTGGTGACCTCGCCGGTGGAGAACCTCTCGCACATCGCGCGGCGCATCGGCCTGCTGGAGCTCGACAACCTGCCGCGCGAGCCGAGCCGCGTGCTCGAGATCCAGCACCTGGACCAGGCGCTGGACGAATCCGCGCGCAGCCTCAAGGCCTTCAGCAAGTTCGTGCCGGTGGACGTGATCAACCAGCTCATCGACGAAGGCCATGCGCTCGCGCCCAACGGCTCGCCGCGGCGCATCACCGTCATGTTCACCGACGTGGAAGGCTTCACATCGATCTCGGAGTCGCTCGACACCGATGTGCTGGTGGGCATGCTGACCGAATACTTCAACCTCGCGACCGGCGTGTTCGCCAGACACGGCGGCGTGGTCGACAAGTTCATCGGCGACGGCATCATGGTGCTGTGGGGTGCGCCCGCCGACCTGCCCGACGCCGAGTACCAGGCCTGCAAGGCCGCGCTCGAACTGAACGTGGAGATGAACGCGCTCAACGGCAAGTGGCGTGCGCAGGGCCTGCCCGCGTTCCGAACGCGCATCGGCATCCACACGGGCACGGTGATCGCGGGCGTGCTGGGATCGAACGACCGGCTTTCCTACACGGCTTTCGGCGACGTGATCAACGTGGCGAGCCGCATCGAGGCCATCAACAAGCAGTTGGGCACGCAGATGCTGATGTCGGAGGAAACCTTTGCAGGCCTGCAGGGCCGGCTGTACACGCGGCGCGTCGAGGAACTCGTGGAGCTGCGCGGCCGGCAGACGCGCATGGTGCTCTACGAGCTGCTGACCACTGCCTAG
- a CDS encoding 2OG-Fe(II) oxygenase has translation MTSPASQVAAFDWPRIEAELAARGCAAVGPVFTPGECAALVSMYDEEERFRSRVVMQRHGFGQGEYRYFAYPLPKKLAAWRSALYERLAPLANAWASAMGLPADYPPEHAAYLARCHAAGQLRPTPLLLRYGEGDYNCLHQDLYGELQFPLQLTVLLNVPGQDFTGGEFVLTEQRPRMQSRAEVVSLAQGEAVIFAVNQRPVTGTRGSYRVTMRHGVSRLRSGRRHTLGLIFHDAQ, from the coding sequence ATGACATCTCCCGCCTCCCAGGTTGCCGCATTCGACTGGCCCCGCATCGAAGCAGAACTTGCCGCGCGCGGCTGCGCCGCCGTCGGCCCGGTCTTCACGCCAGGCGAATGCGCCGCCCTCGTGTCGATGTACGACGAGGAAGAACGCTTCCGCAGCCGCGTCGTGATGCAGCGCCACGGCTTCGGCCAGGGCGAGTACCGGTACTTTGCCTATCCGCTGCCGAAGAAGCTCGCGGCGTGGCGCAGCGCGCTGTACGAGCGCCTCGCGCCGCTGGCCAACGCCTGGGCTTCGGCCATGGGCCTGCCGGCCGACTACCCACCGGAGCATGCCGCCTATCTCGCGCGCTGCCACGCGGCAGGACAGTTGCGCCCCACCCCGCTGCTGCTGCGCTACGGCGAGGGCGACTACAACTGCCTGCATCAGGACCTGTACGGCGAGCTGCAGTTTCCGCTGCAGCTCACCGTGCTGCTGAACGTGCCGGGGCAGGACTTCACGGGCGGCGAGTTCGTGTTGACGGAGCAGCGCCCGCGCATGCAGTCGCGTGCCGAAGTGGTGTCGCTGGCACAGGGAGAGGCCGTGATCTTCGCGGTCAACCAGCGGCCCGTGACGGGCACGCGCGGCAGCTACCGCGTGACGATGCGCCACGGCGTGAGCCGCCTGCGCTCGGGGCGGCGGCACACGCTGGGGCTCATCTTCCACGACGCGCAATAG
- a CDS encoding GFA family protein, translated as MTTSNPTAAPSAADWQLPWEGGCRCGQVRLRITASPLLAMACHCTGCQSMSASAFSLSLAIPTPGFAVTAGEPVIGGLHGDSHHYFCPHCKSWMFTRTEGMDQFVNLRPTMLDRHAWYEPFVETWTDEKLPWASTPAKHSFGALPAMEAFPALIEAYAKEGARPAKA; from the coding sequence ATGACCACATCGAACCCCACTGCCGCACCATCGGCCGCCGATTGGCAACTCCCCTGGGAAGGCGGCTGCCGCTGCGGCCAGGTGCGCCTGCGCATCACCGCGTCGCCGCTGCTGGCCATGGCCTGCCACTGCACCGGCTGCCAGTCGATGAGCGCCAGCGCCTTCTCGCTGTCGCTCGCCATCCCCACGCCGGGCTTCGCGGTGACGGCCGGTGAGCCCGTCATCGGCGGCCTGCACGGCGACTCGCACCACTACTTCTGCCCGCACTGCAAGAGCTGGATGTTCACGCGCACCGAAGGCATGGACCAGTTCGTGAACCTCCGCCCCACCATGCTCGACCGGCACGCCTGGTACGAGCCTTTCGTCGAGACCTGGACCGACGAGAAGCTGCCTTGGGCCTCGACGCCCGCGAAGCACAGCTTCGGCGCCTTGCCCGCCATGGAGGCGTTCCCGGCGCTGATCGAGGCCTACGCGAAGGAAGGCGCGCGGCCCGCCAAGGCCTGA